A window of Cucurbita pepo subsp. pepo cultivar mu-cu-16 chromosome LG06, ASM280686v2, whole genome shotgun sequence contains these coding sequences:
- the LOC111796872 gene encoding uncharacterized protein LOC111796872 → MASSSCLIPRTVILLVSTVGFLLPLQLQALKSPFSPRDVLPLLPRKVSWRILSSFENPANLLPAYVGAVSSPEKSVQWQGACFYQNTAWLEFHNKSGSGYGGGTLHIKVSNAHSLTCTDVYIFATPYRWTWDGYFLSREHTLEFNQWEGKEEFEYVKREGVSIFLMQAGVLKSLEALYSVLPLFANSEWGEQSNIKFLENEMSTTFMERPPPWSTSVNVDDINSGDFLALSKIRGPWGGFETLEKWVTGSFAGHSAVCLRDSEGNLWVAESGRGNGGMEGDIIDILAWDEWWDYELNKDPSNPHIALLPLHPDLRAKFNETAAWEYARSMVKKPYGYHNLIFSWIDTTHGNYPSPLDAHMVASAMTIWNQMQPTLATKLWNEALNIRLGTKGLELPEILVEVEKRGSSFGELLAIPEQDDWIYEDGKSASCVAFVLQIYKAAGLFGPLATSIQATEFTIKDAYNLNFYENNSSRLPKWCNGGDNVRLPYCQILGRYRMDLPGYNTIQPYQHMNERCPSLPTYFHPNNC, encoded by the exons atggcttcttcttcttgtttgatTCCCAGAACTGTAATTCTTCTTGTTTCCACTgtgggttttcttcttccattgcAACTGCAGGCCCTGAAATCGCCGTTTTCTCCTCGCGACGTGCTTCCATTACTACCAAGAAAGGTGTCATGGCGGATTCTGAGCTCTTTCGAAAACCCCGCCAATCTTCTTCCGGCATACGTCGGAGCTGTCTCCTCTCCTGAGAAATCTGTTCAGTGGCAAGGGGCTTGTTTCTATCAGAACACCGCATGGCTGGAGTTCCATAACAAGTCTGGCTCTGGATATGGCGGCGGTACGCTTCATATAAAG gTTAGCAATGCACATAGTCTAACATGTACGGATGTTTATATCTTTGCAACTCCATACCGCTGGACTTGGGATGGCTATTTTCTGTCTAGAGAACATACTCTCGAGTTCAATCAATGGGAAGGAAAGGAAGAATTTGAATAT GTTAAAAGGGAAGGGGTTTCAATTTTCCTGATGCAAGCTGGAGTGTTGAAAAGCCTTGAAGCACTGTACAGTGTCCTCCCTTTGTTTGCAAACTCTGAGTGGGGCGAGCAATCCAATATTAAATTTCTTGAGAATGAAATGAGTACCACCTTCATGGAACGCCCTCCTCCATGGAGTACCAGCGTCAATGTTGATGATATCAACTCTGGAGACTTCTTAGCACTGTCCAAAATTCGTGGCCCATGGGGTGGCTTTGAGACTCTAGAGAAGTGGGTTACTGGTTCATTTGCTGGCCATTCTGCTGTTTGCTTAAGGGATTCTGAAGGAAACTTATGGGTTGCTGAATCTGGGCGTGGCAATGGTGGAATG GAGGGTgatattattgatattttagcATGGGATGAATGGTGGGACTATGAACTCAACAAAGATCCATCCAATCCCCACATTGCATTGCTTCCTTTGCATCCTGATTTGAGGGCCAAGTTTAATGAAACTGCTGCATGGGAGTATGCAAGGAGCATGGTTAAGAAACCCTATGGCTATCATAACTTGATTTTCAGCTGGATTGACACCACCCACGGAAATTATCCTTCTCCCTTGGATGCCCATATG GTTGCTTCTGCTATGACTATATGGAATCAAATGCAGCCGACCCTGGCAACAAAGTTGTGGAATGAAGCTCTAAACATACGACTTGGAACAAAG GGGCTTGAGCTTCCTGAGATTCTAGTTGAAGTGGAAAAGCGAGGATCATCTTTTGGGGAACTATTGGCTATTCCTGAACAGGATGATTGGATCTATGAAGACGGGAAATCAGCATCATGTGTTGCTTTTGTCCTTCAAATTTACAAGGCAGCTGGCCTTTTTGGTCCGCTTGCTACCTCAATTCAAGCCACAGAGTTCACT ATAAAAGATGCATACAATCTCAACTTTTATGAAAACAATTCAAGCCGGCTTCCAAAATGGTGCAACGGTGGGGACAATGTGAGGCTTCCATATTGTCAAATTCTTGGAA